DNA from Kineococcus mangrovi:
ACGAGGGGAACCTCCAAGAGGATTGGCGGGGTCGGCCGGACCGTAGCAGACTGATAATCAGTATCATCAAGTGCCATGACGGCAACCACGGTGCAGACCGGACCACCGCCACCGACCCCCGGGCTGGCCGCCCACCTGCGTGCGGAACGACCGCGACTGGCGGGAGCCGTTGTCGCGCAGGCGGTCGGATCGGTCCTCGGGGTCGTGCCCTTCGTCGCCCTCGCCGACGTCGCCCGCACCGCCCTGGCGGCCGGCACCCCGGCCGAGCTCGGCACCGACCGACTGTGGGGGGCTCTGCTCGTGGCGGCGGGAGGAGCGCTGGGCGCCCTGCTGCTCGCCGAGCTGGCGACCGTCCTGACGCACCTGGCCGACAACGACCACCAGTTGCGCGTGCGCCGCGACCTGGCCCGCCACGTGGGCCGCCTGCCGCTGGGGTGGACCACCAGCCGCGGCGCCGGTGCGGTCGAGCGGGCGCTGCACGGCGACGTCGCCGCCGTCCACGTGCTCATCGCCCACACGCTGCTCGACGTCGTGAACCTCGCCGTGACCACCGTGGTCGCCGTCGTCCTGCTCGCCGTCGTCGACTGGCGCCTGGCGGTGCTGACGGTGGCTCTGCTGGTGCTGGGCAGCTGGTTGTTCGCCCGTGCGATGTCCGGCGGCCGGGCCCGGATGGCCGAGTTCGGAACGGCGGCGGCGGCCACGGGGTCGGCCGTCGCGGAGTTCGTGCAGGGCATCCGGACGGTCAAGTCGTTCGGACGGGGTCGTGCCGCGCACGCCGCCTACACCGCCGCTGCCGACGACTTCGCCACCTTCTTCTCCGGCTGGGTGCGCGCCACCACCGCCGTGACCGCGGCCTCGCAGATCGTCCTGTCACCGGTCGTCGTGCTGGCCGCGGTCGCCACCGCGGGGACGGTGCTGGTGAGCACCGGGTACGCCGACCCCCTCGACCTGGTGCTGCCGCTCCTGCTGGCCCCGGCCGTCACCGCCCCCGTGGCCGCCGTCGGGGGGCGGGTCCAGCAGATCACCGCCGCGCGCGATGCCGCCGTCCGCATCGACGAGCTGTTCGCCCAGGAGCCGCTGGCCGAACCCCCCGGCCCGGCCACCTCGCCGCGCGGGTCCGCCGTCCGCTTCGAGCAGGTCCGCTTCACCCACCCCGGGGCCGACCGGCCCGCCCTCGACGGCGTCGACCTCGACCTGGCCCCCGGCACCCTCACCGCGCTGGTCGGCGCCTCCGGCGCGGGCAAGTCGACCCTGGTCTCCCTGCTGGCCCGCTTCCACGACGTCGACGCCGGCGCGATCCGCGTCGGGGGCGTCGACGTGCGGGACACGACCTCGCGCGACCTGCTGCGCCGCGTCGGGCTCGTCCTGCAGGACGTCCAGCTCCTGCGGGCGAGCCTCGCCGACAACATCCGTCTCGGCCGCCCCGAGGCCACCCTGGACGAGGTCAGGGCCGCCGCCCGGGTGGCGCAGATCGACGAGCGCATCTCGCGCCTGCCCCAGGGCTACGACGCGGTCGTGGGTCAGGACGTCGTCCTGTCCGGGGGGGAGGCCCAGCGCGTCTCGATCGCCCGCGCCCTGCTGGGGGACAACGACCTCGTCGTCCTCGACGAGGCGACGTCCGCGGCCGACCCCGAGGCGGAGGCCGCGGTGCAGGACGCGCTGTCCGCGCTCGTCGGCGAGCGGATGGACGGGGGCGGCAGCGTGCTCGTGGTCGCGCACCGGCTGGCCACCACCACCGGCGCCGACCAGATCGTGGTCCTGGACGCCGGTCGCGTCGTCGAGCGCGGCCGCCACGAGGACCTGCTGGCCGCCGACGGCGCCTACGCGCGGTTGTGGCGCAGCCAGCAGGGACCGACCACCGGGGGGACGCCGTGATCACCCGACTCCTCGCCGTCCTGCCCCCGCAGCACCGACGGGACCTGCGGCGCGTCATCACCGGGTTCGCCGTCGCCGCGTTCGCCCAGGGACTGGCCGCCCTGGCCCTCCTGCCCCTGCTGCAGGCCCTGGTCGAGGGGGACACCGGTGCCGCGTGGTGGTGGCTCGCGGCCCTGCTGCTGGCGTCCGCCGTCTTCGCCGCCGTCCGGGCCCGCACCCAGGCCGCGGCCTTCTCCGTCGGTGCCCGGCTGTCGGCCGGCGTGCACCACGAGCTCGCCGACGCGTTGCTGCGGCTGCCGCTGGCCTTCTTCACCCCGGCGCGCACCGGTGCGCTCAGCCAGGTGGCGGGACGCAACGTCCCGGCCCTCATGAGCGTGCCCGCGCACCTCGTGCGCCCGCTCGTCGACGCCGTCGTGGTGCCCGCCACCGTCGTGCTGGGCCTGCTGGTCGTGCAGTGGCGGCTGGGCCTGGTCGCCCTGGCGTGCGGGCTGCTCGTCGTCCCCGTCCTGCGCTGGAGCACCCGGGCGGTCGAGCGCTTCGACGCCGCCCGCGACGGCGCCCGCGCCGAGGCGTCCAGCCGGGTCCTGGAGTTCGCCCGGCTGCAACCCGTCCTGCGCAGCACGGGCCGGGACGCCCACGGGCTGGGGCAGCTGGACGCGGCGCTGGTCGCCGAGCACGACGCGGACCGTCGCCTGCTGCTGCGGGGCACCCCCGCGCTGCTGGCCACCGCGGCCGCCGTGCGGACCGCCCTGCTCGTCCTGCTCGCCGTCGTGGTCCTGCTCGCCACGGGGGAGGTGGTGGACGCCGTGCTCGTCCCCGGGCTGCTCGTCCTCGTGGTGCGGGCGCTGGAACCGCTGGGCACCGTCGGTGAGACGGGGGCCTCGCTGCGGCTGGCGTCCAACGCCCTCGCCGGGGTGGAGGAGGTGCTGGCCGAACCCGCCCTCCCGGCGCCGACCGCACCGGCACGACCGTCCGGGCACCGGATCGCCTTCCGGGACGTGTCCGTGCAGGTCGCGGGGAACACCGTGCTGCACGAGGTCTCGGCGACGCTGCCGCACCCCGGGCTCACCGCCGTGGTGGGCCCGTCGGGGGCGGGCAAGTCGACGCTGGTCGGGCTGGTGCAGCGCGCGCTCGACGTCACCGCCGGCGGTGTCAGCATCGGTGACGTCGACGTGCGTCAGATCCCCGACGAGGACCTCGTCGACCTCGTCAGCTACGCCTCCCAGGACGTGCACCTGTTCGCCGGGACCCTGGCCGACAACGTCCGCGTCGGTGCACCGGACGCCGGCACCGCCGACCTGGACCGGGCCGCGGAGCTGACCGGGCTCACCGAACTGGTCGCCGGGCTGCCGCAGGGGTGGGACAGCCCGGTGGGACCGGGCGGTGCCCAGCTCTCCGGCGGGCAGCGCCAACGGGTGGCCCTGGCGCGGACCGTGCTCAAACCGGCCCCCGTCGTCGTGCTCGACGAACCGACCTCGGCGCTGGACGGGATCAGCGCAGCCGTCGTCCGGGCCACGGCCCGGGAACTGGCGCGCGAACGGTCGGTGCTCCTGGTCACCCACCGCGTCGGGCAGGTCGCCGAGGCCGACCACGTCCTCGTGCTGGACGGGGGCCGGCTCGCCGCGGCGGGAGCCCCGGGGGAACTCGCCGGGGTGCCCGGGCCCTACCGCAGGCTGCTGGACGCCGACCGCCGCTCCGGCGGCTGGCGCCTGGGCACCCGGACCAGGAGCGCTGCGCCGTGAGCCGCCCCACCGCGCCCGACCTCGCCGCTCCCCGAACGTCCCCGGAACGTCCCCGGCCGGCGACGAACGCTCGACCCCGCGCTCGCGGGTCGTGTCGTCGGGGTGCGCTGAGCGGCCGGTTCGGCGCGACCGGCACGGCCTCCTCGCGGTCCCGCGACGACCCGGACCTGACCGGGTGCCCGGCGCCCTACGCTCGGGACCGTGCCCCGCAAACCCCGTCCCCGTCGTCGCGTCGGGGTCCTGCCGGGGTTGCTCGTCGCGTTGTCGCCCGTCTCCCAGCTCGGGTTCACCCCGGTGTCGGTGGTGCTGGGGGAGCGGCTCGACCTGAGCGTCGGGCAGGTCGGGCTGACGGTCGGCGTCTACGCCGCGGCCGCCGCCGTCGCGACGGCCGTCCTGGGCCCGGTCGTCGACCTCGTCGCGCCCCGCCGGGTGCTGCCGGTGGCGGTCACCGCCAACGTGCTCCTGTCCGCCGCGCTGCTGCTGGAACCGGGGTACGCCGGGATCCTCCTGGCCCGCGTGCTGTCCGGCGTCGCCAACAGCGCGCTCGTCCTGTGCGCGGCCGTCGTCGTCGCCGACGCCCACCGCGACGACCCCGGCGGGCGGGACCGCGGGTTCTCGGTCCTGCAGACCTTCACGAGCCTGGGCGCCGTCGCCGGTCTCGGCCTCGGCGCCGCCGCCGCCGGGCTGGGCGCGCCCGAGGTGTGGTCGTGGACGGTGGTCGCCTACGGGCTCCTCGTCCTGGCGCTGACCCCCCTCACCGTGCGCCGGATGCCCCCGGTGCGGTCCCACGTCGGGGGTCCCGCGGCCCGGGCCGGGCTGCGGACCGTCGTGCGGGAGGCGTCGGTGGCGCTGCGGGTC
Protein-coding regions in this window:
- a CDS encoding MFS transporter, translated to MPRKPRPRRRVGVLPGLLVALSPVSQLGFTPVSVVLGERLDLSVGQVGLTVGVYAAAAAVATAVLGPVVDLVAPRRVLPVAVTANVLLSAALLLEPGYAGILLARVLSGVANSALVLCAAVVVADAHRDDPGGRDRGFSVLQTFTSLGAVAGLGLGAAAAGLGAPEVWSWTVVAYGLLVLALTPLTVRRMPPVRSHVGGPAARAGLRTVVREASVALRVPRTAALLLAAAGVGWAIQATHYAVSLLAQELDPPLAQRVALSVMIPAGVFLGASANQVVLGRRSAEDLFRRAYPVLPVACALLALVVGGRGNGAVALLLALLVGLGTVLGVLMPLSPAVLVGRHPDLRGSVTAADSVAKGLGSTVSPVVLGAVAAASSLGGGFLLLAGVVALAAVCARAQRATV
- a CDS encoding ABC transporter ATP-binding protein — protein: MTATTVQTGPPPPTPGLAAHLRAERPRLAGAVVAQAVGSVLGVVPFVALADVARTALAAGTPAELGTDRLWGALLVAAGGALGALLLAELATVLTHLADNDHQLRVRRDLARHVGRLPLGWTTSRGAGAVERALHGDVAAVHVLIAHTLLDVVNLAVTTVVAVVLLAVVDWRLAVLTVALLVLGSWLFARAMSGGRARMAEFGTAAAATGSAVAEFVQGIRTVKSFGRGRAAHAAYTAAADDFATFFSGWVRATTAVTAASQIVLSPVVVLAAVATAGTVLVSTGYADPLDLVLPLLLAPAVTAPVAAVGGRVQQITAARDAAVRIDELFAQEPLAEPPGPATSPRGSAVRFEQVRFTHPGADRPALDGVDLDLAPGTLTALVGASGAGKSTLVSLLARFHDVDAGAIRVGGVDVRDTTSRDLLRRVGLVLQDVQLLRASLADNIRLGRPEATLDEVRAAARVAQIDERISRLPQGYDAVVGQDVVLSGGEAQRVSIARALLGDNDLVVLDEATSAADPEAEAAVQDALSALVGERMDGGGSVLVVAHRLATTTGADQIVVLDAGRVVERGRHEDLLAADGAYARLWRSQQGPTTGGTP
- a CDS encoding ABC transporter ATP-binding protein is translated as MITRLLAVLPPQHRRDLRRVITGFAVAAFAQGLAALALLPLLQALVEGDTGAAWWWLAALLLASAVFAAVRARTQAAAFSVGARLSAGVHHELADALLRLPLAFFTPARTGALSQVAGRNVPALMSVPAHLVRPLVDAVVVPATVVLGLLVVQWRLGLVALACGLLVVPVLRWSTRAVERFDAARDGARAEASSRVLEFARLQPVLRSTGRDAHGLGQLDAALVAEHDADRRLLLRGTPALLATAAAVRTALLVLLAVVVLLATGEVVDAVLVPGLLVLVVRALEPLGTVGETGASLRLASNALAGVEEVLAEPALPAPTAPARPSGHRIAFRDVSVQVAGNTVLHEVSATLPHPGLTAVVGPSGAGKSTLVGLVQRALDVTAGGVSIGDVDVRQIPDEDLVDLVSYASQDVHLFAGTLADNVRVGAPDAGTADLDRAAELTGLTELVAGLPQGWDSPVGPGGAQLSGGQRQRVALARTVLKPAPVVVLDEPTSALDGISAAVVRATARELARERSVLLVTHRVGQVAEADHVLVLDGGRLAAAGAPGELAGVPGPYRRLLDADRRSGGWRLGTRTRSAAP